Proteins from a genomic interval of Streptomyces sp. NBC_01445:
- a CDS encoding phosphoribosyltransferase family protein yields the protein MRFTDRTDAGRRLAAAVQHLRDEEPVVLGLPRGGVPVAFEVARALGAPLDVIVVRKLGVPYQPELAFGAIGEGGVRVLNDDVVRHCGIEPGRIAAVERAERQELERRARRYRGGRPPATEEARTRTGEARTVIVVDDGIATGATAAAACQVVRAQGAARVILAVPVAPPDAVRRLSVVADDVVCLSVQPLFGSVGEWYGDFTQTTDEEVAACLARAEADPARVRQAPVTTGVEVEAAGVRLAGDLARPEGAAGLVMFAHGSGSSRHSPRNRAVAEVLQEAGLGTLLFDLLTPAEEADRDNVFDIGTLAGRLAGATRWLRDRESAPIGYFGASTGAAAALRAAADDPDIGAVVSRGGRPDLAGPRLDDVRAPTLLIVGGADTTVLDLNRAAQAQLRCENRLEIVPGATHLFEEPGALDRVAALARSWFTTHLTAGSDPSTSARREPHH from the coding sequence GTGCGGTTCACGGATCGTACTGATGCCGGGCGGCGGCTGGCCGCAGCGGTCCAACATCTGCGTGACGAGGAGCCGGTCGTCCTCGGGCTGCCCCGTGGCGGGGTTCCGGTGGCTTTCGAAGTGGCGCGTGCGCTCGGCGCCCCGCTCGATGTGATCGTGGTCCGCAAGCTCGGCGTCCCCTACCAGCCGGAACTGGCGTTCGGCGCGATCGGCGAGGGCGGCGTGCGGGTCCTCAACGACGACGTCGTGCGCCACTGCGGGATCGAACCGGGCCGCATCGCGGCCGTCGAGCGCGCGGAGCGACAGGAGCTGGAGCGGCGGGCACGGAGGTACCGCGGCGGGCGGCCTCCGGCAACCGAGGAGGCCCGCACGAGGACCGGCGAGGCCCGCACCGTGATCGTCGTGGACGACGGGATTGCCACCGGCGCCACGGCGGCGGCGGCGTGCCAGGTCGTACGGGCGCAGGGCGCGGCCCGCGTGATCCTCGCCGTGCCGGTCGCGCCGCCGGACGCGGTGCGCAGACTGAGCGTGGTGGCCGACGACGTGGTGTGCCTCTCCGTACAGCCCCTGTTCGGTTCCGTCGGTGAGTGGTACGGCGACTTCACGCAGACCACGGACGAGGAAGTGGCCGCATGTCTGGCACGGGCCGAGGCGGACCCCGCACGCGTCCGGCAGGCACCGGTCACGACCGGCGTGGAGGTGGAGGCCGCCGGAGTCCGGCTGGCCGGAGACCTCGCACGGCCGGAAGGGGCCGCGGGGCTGGTGATGTTCGCCCATGGCTCCGGCAGCAGCCGGCACAGCCCGCGTAATCGTGCGGTGGCGGAGGTGTTGCAGGAAGCGGGCCTCGGCACGCTGCTGTTCGACCTGCTCACGCCCGCCGAGGAAGCCGACCGGGACAACGTCTTCGACATCGGCACGCTTGCCGGCAGGCTGGCCGGAGCCACCCGCTGGCTGCGCGACCGCGAGTCGGCGCCGATCGGATACTTCGGTGCCAGCACCGGGGCCGCGGCGGCGCTCCGGGCGGCCGCCGACGACCCGGACATCGGCGCAGTGGTGTCCCGCGGCGGACGGCCCGACCTGGCCGGACCTCGCCTCGACGACGTACGAGCGCCGACCCTGCTCATCGTCGGCGGGGCCGACACGACGGTGCTCGACCTCAACCGTGCCGCCCAGGCTCAACTCCGTTGCGAGAACCGGCTTGAGATCGTGCCCGGAGCGACGCATCTCTTCGAGGAACCCGGAGCGCTCGACCGGGTCGCCGCCCTCGCGAGGTCGTGGTTCACCACGCACCTGACGGCAGGCAGCGACCCTTCAACGTCGGCGCGCCGGGAGCCACATCACTGA
- a CDS encoding TerD family protein gives MITLTKEDGPADLDGVTHLSIGVSWDPTAGSSGGLMGKLRRNVGTDLDLIAVALQGADPVRLAGLDSLDPLGNGSLVHSGDNQTGRGDGDDETVTVEFGRVPANITSIVFVAAAYKKSSSFTKARNISFKVYDATGGTSQQVADIWPSLLTNDNGCRVAKAIRVNGSWKLEVLNETGKIKQGDERALMRFAVSNR, from the coding sequence ATGATCACGCTCACCAAGGAAGACGGACCGGCAGATCTCGACGGTGTGACCCACCTGTCGATAGGCGTGTCCTGGGACCCCACCGCCGGAAGCAGCGGCGGGCTGATGGGCAAGCTCCGCCGGAACGTCGGCACGGACCTCGACCTCATCGCCGTCGCACTGCAAGGCGCGGACCCGGTACGGCTCGCAGGCCTCGACTCCCTGGACCCGCTGGGCAACGGCTCCTTGGTGCACAGCGGCGACAACCAGACGGGGCGCGGCGACGGGGACGACGAGACAGTGACCGTCGAGTTCGGCCGCGTCCCGGCCAACATCACGTCGATCGTCTTCGTGGCCGCCGCCTACAAGAAGTCCAGCTCCTTCACGAAGGCGCGGAACATCAGCTTCAAGGTGTACGACGCAACCGGCGGCACCTCCCAGCAGGTCGCCGACATCTGGCCGAGCCTGCTCACCAACGACAACGGCTGCCGTGTCGCCAAGGCGATCCGGGTCAACGGCAGTTGGAAGCTCGAGGTGCTGAACGAGACGGGGAAGATCAAGCAGGGCGACGAGCGGGCGCTGATGCGTTTCGCGGTGAGCAACCGGTAG
- a CDS encoding MFS transporter produces MSAPHGKAASPFKQPKAVWAVAFACVISFMGIGLVDPILPALAENLHASPSQVSLLFSSYLIVTAVAMLFVGWISSRIGAKRTLVVGLVVIVVFAALAGTAGSVNGIVGMRAGWGLGNAMFIATSLAVIVASASGGFGGAIILYEAALGLGIAVGPLLGGELGGISWRGPFFGVAVLMAIALVATLAFVPSLPKPSRPTSPIAPLKALRHRGLLTMGIMALLYNWGFFTMLGYAPYPMKLSAHELGLVFTGWGLLVAAFSVFFAPRLQARFGTAPVLYANLLGLGIVMAIIAAGVVTPTVVIVAVIVSGAFIGINNTLTTQAVMLVSPVERPVASSAYGFLRFIGGGLAPFVAGKLADATDLSVPFYLGAATFLLAIPVLASGHGLLRKAEANPVESEPVSPSLTPVGKTAASTDAPPVIVAVGAHDKAACIVDAAARLALDTGSPLEVVHVQQTAVVEEQAVDTETDEQARAAVTAHLDRLSADGIAATGQILTSVGDHAAAGRALAHHAADVHARAVAIGHSPRGPLAQFADGSLTTALTHSATCTVVLVDTDSTPRHLTKDSLAELRNSVA; encoded by the coding sequence ATGAGTGCACCGCATGGAAAGGCCGCCAGTCCCTTCAAGCAGCCGAAAGCCGTCTGGGCCGTGGCGTTCGCCTGCGTGATCTCGTTCATGGGCATCGGCCTGGTCGACCCGATCCTCCCCGCCCTGGCCGAGAACCTGCACGCCTCACCGAGCCAGGTCTCCCTGCTCTTCAGCAGCTACCTGATCGTGACCGCGGTCGCCATGCTCTTCGTCGGCTGGATATCCAGCCGTATCGGCGCCAAGCGCACCCTGGTCGTGGGCCTGGTCGTCATCGTCGTCTTCGCCGCACTCGCCGGCACGGCCGGTTCCGTCAACGGCATCGTCGGCATGCGCGCCGGCTGGGGCCTGGGCAACGCGATGTTCATCGCCACCTCCCTCGCCGTCATCGTCGCCTCCGCGAGCGGCGGTTTCGGCGGCGCGATCATCCTGTACGAGGCCGCGCTCGGCCTCGGGATCGCCGTCGGCCCGCTGCTGGGCGGGGAGTTGGGCGGCATCAGCTGGCGCGGCCCGTTCTTCGGCGTCGCCGTGCTGATGGCCATCGCACTGGTCGCGACCCTCGCGTTCGTGCCCTCGCTGCCCAAGCCGAGCCGCCCCACCTCACCGATCGCGCCGCTCAAGGCGCTGCGCCACCGCGGTCTGCTGACGATGGGCATCATGGCCCTGCTGTACAACTGGGGCTTCTTCACGATGCTCGGCTACGCCCCGTACCCGATGAAGCTGAGCGCGCACGAGCTCGGTCTGGTCTTCACGGGCTGGGGACTGCTGGTGGCCGCCTTCAGCGTCTTCTTCGCCCCGCGTCTTCAGGCCCGCTTCGGCACGGCCCCCGTCCTGTACGCCAACCTGCTCGGCCTCGGCATCGTGATGGCAATCATCGCCGCCGGCGTCGTCACCCCCACAGTCGTCATCGTGGCCGTCATCGTCAGCGGCGCCTTCATCGGCATCAACAACACCCTCACCACACAGGCCGTCATGCTCGTCTCCCCCGTCGAGCGCCCCGTCGCCTCATCCGCCTACGGGTTCCTGCGCTTCATCGGCGGTGGCCTCGCCCCCTTCGTCGCGGGCAAGCTCGCCGACGCCACGGACCTGAGCGTGCCCTTCTATCTGGGCGCCGCCACCTTCCTCCTGGCCATCCCCGTACTGGCCAGCGGCCATGGTCTGCTGCGCAAGGCCGAGGCGAACCCGGTCGAGAGTGAACCCGTCAGTCCGTCGCTCACGCCTGTCGGCAAGACAGCCGCCTCGACCGACGCGCCGCCCGTCATCGTCGCCGTAGGAGCCCACGACAAGGCCGCCTGCATCGTCGACGCCGCGGCGCGGCTCGCTCTCGACACGGGCAGTCCGCTGGAGGTCGTCCACGTCCAGCAGACCGCGGTCGTCGAGGAACAGGCCGTCGACACCGAGACGGACGAACAGGCCCGCGCCGCCGTGACCGCCCACCTCGACCGCCTCAGCGCCGACGGCATCGCCGCCACCGGCCAGATCCTGACGAGCGTCGGCGACCACGCCGCCGCAGGCCGCGCCCTCGCCCACCACGCGGCGGACGTACACGCCCGCGCCGTGGCCATCGGACACTCACCGCGCGGCCCCCTCGCCCAGTTCGCCGACGGCAGTCTCACCACCGCGCTCACCCACTCCGCCACGTGCACGGTCGTCCTCGTCGACACCGACAGCACGCCCCGGCACCTGACCAAGGACAGCCTCGCGGAGCTGCGCAACAGCGTGGCCTGA
- a CDS encoding MarR family winged helix-turn-helix transcriptional regulator, which yields MDKRVMEVDPRAEGLMIAVEQMVRYVRQSAVAGGLSTAASSAIGRLGREGPYRLSELARAEGVSQPNMTQLVTRMERAGLVRRVADHNDGRAVLVEATESGLEVFRQRRAERTQALDLLIGELTEPEQQAVRTALPALARAIQDRQTRTAQD from the coding sequence ATGGATAAGCGGGTTATGGAAGTCGATCCCCGGGCCGAAGGCCTGATGATCGCCGTGGAGCAGATGGTCCGCTACGTGCGGCAGAGCGCCGTCGCCGGCGGCCTGAGCACGGCGGCCTCGTCCGCGATCGGCCGGCTGGGCCGCGAAGGCCCATATCGACTGAGCGAGCTGGCCAGGGCCGAAGGTGTCTCCCAGCCGAACATGACCCAGCTCGTCACCCGCATGGAACGTGCGGGCCTGGTACGCCGAGTGGCTGACCACAACGACGGCCGGGCCGTCCTCGTGGAAGCCACCGAGAGCGGCCTCGAGGTCTTCCGGCAGCGGCGCGCCGAGCGGACCCAGGCCCTCGATCTGCTCATCGGGGAGCTGACCGAGCCGGAGCAGCAGGCGGTGCGGACCGCGCTGCCCGCCCTGGCCCGCGCCATCCAGGACCGCCAGACCCGTACGGCCCAGGACTGA
- a CDS encoding YbhB/YbcL family Raf kinase inhibitor-like protein produces MPHSFDPYSVLPSVPEFGLHSTDIADGKPLDVAQCSSLFGGPGEDRSPQLSWEGFPADTQSFAVTCFDPDAPTASGFWHWAVYDIPASVHELEAGAGAPGGKYLPVGAKMLANDAGGHSFLGAAPPPGHGPHRYMYAVHAVDTPELDVPAAASPAWLGFQLFTHAVARAVITPMFENPA; encoded by the coding sequence ATGCCCCACTCCTTCGATCCGTACAGCGTCCTGCCCTCAGTGCCGGAGTTCGGCTTGCACAGCACGGACATCGCGGACGGGAAGCCCCTCGATGTCGCACAGTGCAGCAGTCTCTTCGGAGGCCCGGGCGAGGATCGCTCACCACAGCTGTCCTGGGAGGGCTTCCCCGCCGACACGCAGAGCTTCGCGGTGACCTGCTTCGACCCGGACGCGCCGACGGCGAGTGGCTTCTGGCACTGGGCGGTGTACGACATCCCCGCGTCGGTGCACGAACTGGAGGCCGGCGCTGGGGCGCCGGGCGGGAAGTACCTTCCCGTCGGCGCGAAGATGCTGGCCAACGACGCGGGCGGGCACAGCTTCCTCGGCGCGGCGCCCCCTCCCGGGCACGGCCCTCACCGTTACATGTACGCCGTCCATGCGGTGGACACGCCCGAGCTGGATGTGCCGGCGGCGGCTTCCCCGGCCTGGCTGGGCTTCCAGCTCTTCACCCACGCGGTGGCGCGGGCCGTGATCACCCCGATGTTCGAGAATCCGGCCTGA
- a CDS encoding cobalamin B12-binding domain-containing protein: MNTVQRGAPRAGHAPAPRARVVIAKPGLDGHDRGAKVIARALRDAGYEVIYTGLHQTPEQIVATVIAEDAPLLGLSVLSGAHLTIVEKVIQLLAEEDAGDVRLLVGGIIPDADVTALETLGVHAVFTPGAGIGGIVETVDRLLATTDTTATTDTPEPALEQAC, encoded by the coding sequence ATGAACACCGTGCAACGGGGCGCGCCTCGCGCCGGTCACGCACCGGCACCGCGCGCTCGCGTGGTGATCGCCAAGCCCGGCCTCGACGGCCACGACCGTGGCGCCAAGGTGATCGCCCGGGCGCTGCGCGACGCGGGCTACGAGGTGATCTACACCGGCCTGCACCAGACCCCGGAGCAGATCGTCGCGACCGTCATCGCCGAGGACGCGCCGCTCCTCGGGCTCTCCGTTCTCTCGGGTGCCCATCTGACGATCGTCGAGAAGGTGATCCAGTTGCTGGCCGAAGAGGATGCGGGCGACGTCCGCCTCCTGGTCGGCGGCATCATTCCCGACGCCGATGTCACGGCCCTCGAAACACTGGGCGTCCACGCCGTGTTCACCCCCGGCGCGGGCATCGGCGGCATCGTCGAGACCGTCGACCGCCTGCTCGCCACCACCGACACGACCGCCACCACCGACACCCCGGAACCCGCGCTGGAGCAGGCATGCTGA